A stretch of Cicer arietinum cultivar CDC Frontier isolate Library 1 chromosome 5, Cicar.CDCFrontier_v2.0, whole genome shotgun sequence DNA encodes these proteins:
- the LOC101492881 gene encoding uncharacterized protein, with protein sequence MTRYLLESVRHGLVHEFERLEQTKDMIVSEYSAHFTQLIRHAPYPITEEMRVKRFIRGLRDYLFRYVVGSNCSTFAEVLSLTLQIEQRQKEKGGNRQDSRKKQRVESSYNNYPNRGGGYMFDYQGQQRLMSPRYGHSGQSSRTMQSRRSDSGAASQSTFPQRHSSVSATQCSICGRFHFRNCSIDGNGKVCYQCGQVGHIRRDCHVDTTHPSSSYASAPTTLASS encoded by the coding sequence ATGACTCGTTATCTTCTGGAGAGTGTTAGACATGGATTAGTTCATGAGTTTGAGCGATTGGAGCAAACAAAGGATATGATAGTTTCAGAGTATAGTGCTCATTTTACACAGCTAATTAGACACGCTCCTTACCCTATCACTGAGGAGATGCGTGTCAAGAGGTTTATCAGAGGATTGAGGGATTACTTATTTAGATATGTGGTTGGGTCGAATTGTTCTACTTTTGCTGAGGTTTTGAGTTTGACACTTCAGATTGAGCAACGACAGAAGGAAAAAGGAGGCAATAGACAAGATTCACGAAAGAAACAAAGGGTTGAAAGCTCTTACAATAACTATCCAAATCGCGGTGGTGGTTATATGTTTGATTATCAGGGGCAACAAAGACTCATGTCCCCAAGATATGGTCATAGCGGGCAGTCTTCTAGGACAATGCAGAGTCGTAGATCAGATTCTGGAGCAGCATCACAATCCACTTTCCCTCAAAGACATTCTAGTGTTTCAGCTACACAATGTTCTATTTGTGGTAGGTTTCACTTTAGAAATTGTTCCATAGATGGTAATGGTAAGGTGTGCTATCAATGTGGCCAAGTAGGTCACATCAGGAGGGATTGTCATGTAGACACAACACATCCATCCTCTAGTTATGCATCAGCACCAACAACTTTGGCATCATCTTAG